The nucleotide window TCAATCTTGAAGGAGCGGACCTCAGCAACACTGAGGTGACTTTGGTAAATGTTTTAAGCAAGCTTCCTTCCCTACTAGAGTTACACTTACCAGCATGCCAAATTAAAAGCCTTCCAATTTCACTAGGAAATGTTAACTTCACATCACTTTTGATCCTTGACATGTCAAATAATGATTTGAGGTTTCCATTTCCTGAATGGTTTTTTAATCTGTCTAGCCTCAGAAAACTTTATCTAAGTGGTAATTCTTTCAGTGCCCCAGTTCCCAGTGAATTTGAAAGCCTCAAATCACTAGAAGCTCTTGATTTATCTTTTAATGATCTTTCAGGTCAAATTCCCAAACTTTTTGGGAACTTTTGCAATCTAAAGACATTGAATCTTGCAAATAACCAATTTGAAGGGGAGATTCAAGAGCTTTTGGGGGGTTTATCAAGTTGTCCCAATAGTGAACTAGAGTCACTAGATTTGTCTTCTAATAACCTGAAAAGTCAATTGCCTTCCTCGGTAGGGATGCTACACAATTTGAAGTATCTTAACCTCTACAATAACGATATGAGTGGGTCTATTCCTGAAAGTTTGGGGCAGCTCTCTGAGCTAGTTCACCTAGATCTATCTTTTAATCCATGGGAAGGGTTTTTAACTGAAGCCCATTTCATAAATCTCACAAGATTAGAATACATTGCATTGGGTAGAGTGGATCCACACCCGACTCTACCTATTCCTCTCATTTTCAAGGTGTCTTACAATTGGGTTCCTCCTTTCATGCTTCACACAATCAACATTGGAAACTGTCAAGTACGTCCAGCTTTTGGGGCATGGCTTCAATCTCAAACTGAACTCGTCTCTGTCAAACTCCGTGCCACTGGAATCTCAGATTCCATACCAGaggattggttcatgaaaatATCCTCCCAAGTTGAGTATTTGGATTTGTCTTACAACCAAATCCATGGAAAGCTTCCATCGCAAATGAAATTCCCAAATGCCGTGCTTTTGGATTTGAGTCATAACCAATTTGACGGGCCAATTCCACTTTGGTCTGCTGACAATGTGGTTCGGTTTAAGCTTGAAACCAATTCATTTTCTGGCCCAATCCCATTGAATTTGGACCAAAGGTTTCCAAAATTGGAATCATTGTATCTTGCTGAAAACCATTTGAATGGCACCATTCCAACTTCCATTTGCAACATGAAAAACTTGTTAGTCCTTTCTCTGAGAAACAACAAGCTATCAGGAGAATTCCCACAAGCATGGAGCCTGTTGCCTCATATAATGATTGTAGATGTTGCATACAACAATCTCTCAGGCAATCTTCCCAGTTCAATGGGTGCCTCAGGTTCTCTTTTCATGTTGAAGATGAACAACAACAATTTCGAGGGTGAAATTCCTTTTTCCTTGCAAACCTGCACTTCTTTAAGGAACATTGATCTTGGGGATAATAGATTCACTGGTAAAATTCCTCCATGGATAGGATCAACTGCTTTCTTGGTGTCAACCCTAAGGTTGAgatccaatttttttgttggacaTATCCCACAACAGTTGTGCAATCTTGGCTACCTTCACATCCTAGACCTTGCTCACAACAGCTTTTCCGGGACTATTCCCAAGTGTTTGAACAATCTCACTGGTCTCAGAATATGGGATTATAGTCAGTATGAGATATATCTGGATTATGATCAACAAACAACAATAATGAAAGGAAGAGCACTCCAATTGAACACTTCTCTAGCGTCTGTAAAAAACATTGATCTTTCATCAAATAGTTTAGAAGGTGAAATCCCTCAAGAAATATGCAGCCTCGTTCTATTGTGGAACTTGAACTTGTCAATGAATCGATTAAGTGGAAGCATTCCCATAGAGATTGGAAACTTGTTGCAGCTCCAGACTCTTGATCTCTCACTCAACCACCTTTCAGGACGGATTCCTCAAGGTCTTTCATCCTTGACCTTCTTGTCTAACTTGAACTTGTCTTATAACAACTTGAGTGGTGAAATTCCTTTGGGCAACCAACTCCGAGCACTCCCTTATCCATCCATTTATGAGGGCAACCTACTCCTTTGTGGATTTCCTCTTTCAACCAATTGCTCCAAAGACACTTCTACCCCCAAGGATCCAAATGACAATGGAGATGGAAATGATAAGTTGTGGTTCTGCGTCAGCATGGCACTCGGTTTTATCGTAGGCTTTTGGGGTGTTTGTGGCACATTAATTATGAAGAAGTCATGGAGGTATGCTTATTTTCGATGGTTTGATGACATCAAGGATAAGGCAGCGCTAGCAATTGCAGCGAAAGTTGCTACTTTGCAAAGGAAACTTTGATTAGAAAAGAAATGTAGAAGTAGTCCTTCAAATCAAGATGCTTGAGTATGTATGAAATTCCTCTTATTTGGTAATGTATAATGTACTCCCCTTAATTCATCTAGAAATAAATGTTATGCATGCGtgtggttttttttcctttcttctaaGGATTTTGGCCCAAAAATTAACCAGCAGCTATACCAAAGAGACAATCAAGTCATATGCTATGTCGTATTCAACCTTAACACAATTTGTTagttttaattaattgtaagaTGCTTCAACTCTAACCTAACATGTTTACCAATCAAGTCAGAGTTAGACTACTTATCTTGTGAtgtatattttgttgttgaatatGTCAACAATATCCCTCCTTTCACGTTCTTCCCTCATGGCCGCGACTTCCAcggttaaatttatttttatatgctatgcttatttatatgtatccAATTATTTAACCTTGTAATGCtgtcaataaaaataaaatggaaatgaataattaaaaatggctaaatgattttcaattttggtgaatttttaatcagtttgaactttgaaggtCCACGCCCACTGTGGTCCAGTAATGCTTCGCCCCTGATCTTGATATATTTTCCGGTTCAAATCCCTGGATTTTATATCCATATTCCTTTCCTCTCAAATTGGAGGAGTTGTACCTTTCTGAGAATCATTTGAATGGCACTTTCCAAGTGTTTGGATATTATGAGTACGTTGGGTTTATGGTGATTCCACTGTTAGAGACACTTATACTTCTAATGATGCAAAGGACGATAACAGTGAAGATGGAAATGATAACTTGTGATCGTTCCTGTGTGTCAACAtggtatttgatttttatcGTAGGCTTTAGACACGAAAAAACATGACCAGTAGCACTAAAAGTCACCCCAAAAAAAGTAACCAGTGCCAAAATCTTGTGTACAGTTTACAAAGGAAATcctgcagtttttattgacaTCAACTAAGTAGCAAGTGCTGGAAAAAATGGGCATAATTGCTATATTTTACACAGAATTTCAGAAATAATCATTCAATTCAtgcttaaaaaaattaatgcatGGTTACAAACATACACAATgaaaaattacaatatgaaTTAGAAGAATCTGAATACTTGAGTCGAGGCAAGTGTTGGACATTTTgaccttaagacgaattaTGTCCCACACAGGTGCTTATGGTTACTAGCTCTCGCCTACCAGAATACAACGACTCATGTCCTTGTGAAAGAAGCACTACAATTCATAAGTACTCTTTGAACCAGATTATGTAGGAAACCCTCTCACATACCATAATCATTGACTATACAAAGACTCTCTGTATTCAAATGGATAAACATTGACTGAATCAATTACCTTATTAATTTTAGGAAGActattctatttatagataCTAAAGAACCCTTTCCAAAAGGGTATgtcccaaaataaaaaaccaactcATGCATCCATTGAATAAACATGTGCTTTGATACCTCTTCCTAGAAATTGACAAAGGACACCATGGTTGATCAATGAACTCTATTAATGTCCATTCAAATaggaaatttaatattaattaatattaaatttccaACGGCAAGTTCATAAACGTATTTGTTCTATCTATCACTATCCTGTAATTTGCTGTGTACTTGCATGCTATCACACCGCCGCAGCCCCCCTCCCCcgtcttcttttttctctctcttttagaTATGTTCAAAGATTTTCCACCTAGAATACAAGTTGTCACATTTAAATACTGCAGATGTCACCACCAGATGTGATTGGTGAGAAAGCACGCAAAGGGCCACGCGAAATTGATCTTATTTTCCTAGTCGCCCAAATTACGATTAACTATTAACAATTGCCATTTGCCAAGACTATCAGTCTTGGTGAACCTCACACGGTTTTGTTCCTCTTGTTTATGCCTACTTGCCAATCTAGTGAGCTTGTAAAATGGGTTGAGTACTTGGAATCTGGATGGCAATGATTTAATGATTCTGCTTGTTAAGATTTCAGAGAGACGGACTCTTGGCCCACCATTAGCAATATCGATATTGTCCCCACTTAACCACCTGTTTAGCAGGTGTGAGATTTTTTACAAAAGACCTTGATGTTATTAGGACTTgaaccatttattatatgagactttctattttgttaagtttctgATATGGGACTcgtgtattcttcaacactCCTCACGTGGGACCACTTTTAGTGGGCCACACGTGCAACCAATTCCACATCGgtcactttttttctttttctttttttttaaaaaaaaaatttgggtttgtttgattttaattcaatttggggtttttgtttgatttgggttTAATCGGGCCTAGTCAATCGACCCGCTCTTATACCATGTTAAGATCTCTTATACTATGTTAAGATTTCAGAGGGACAGACTCTTGGCCCACCATTAGCAACATCGATATTGTCCCCACTTAACCACCGTGTTTAGCAGGTGTAaggttttatacaaaaggtctcgatgttattaggagtagaaccatttattatatgagaCTTTCTATCTTGTTAagttttcgatgtgggacttgtgtattcttcaacactCTTTCTCACGTGGGACCACTTTTAGTAGGCAACACGAGAAACCAATTCCTTTCCAATGTGAGactttttaccttcacattctcacacgcccCTACACGTATGACCCACTAAAAGTCCTATATAAtaagagtcccacattggaaagttaagaaacctagcaagggcttataaggagttgggctactccccttattgccaattggttttggggtggaacctcaacttccttcatggtatcagagttGATTAGCCAACGTGTGAAagcccaacggccacacgtgctccacgtcacccaatatgtgttgtccacgtgttaggcttgaaagttCGCCACACATGTAGGGGCCTGATGAGAGtatttgtcccacattgaaagtTAAGAAACCTAGTAAGTGCTTATACAGAGTTGGGCTACTTctcccattgccaattgattttgtggtggaacctcaacttcctttacTGGTCAGTTGCCATATGCactaaagcaaagaaaattttatatgaaaatgtagaaagggaggaaATAGTGAGCAATGTTGAGGCGAAACTTAGAATTGAATGAGTTTGCAAAGCTCTacattttcatataaaattttCCATGCATGGACGAAGAGAGACGACCACTTCTCGCCTTTAAACAAGAAGATCTTATTGATCCTTCTGGCAGGCCTTCTTCTTGGGCAGGTCAACATTGCTGTGAACGGAAAGGAATTTCATGCAACAACAAAACAGGTAATGTCGAGATGATGAATCTGCGGTACACGTATAAGTATACGCGCTATCTGGTTTTGATGCAGAATGGGATGAGATGGAGCACTCTTCTTTTTGGGggtaagaaaaatatataatatataaattgtataatttactTTCTatacaagaaattaaaacaagtATAAATATGATGATAATATATGTGACATATGTATAGAATTTGAGTATAGTGGCGCCtgcaaaactaaaaataaaactaggaACCAATTTGTGTAGAAGTAGCAGCATTGATGACAATGGTAAAATCAATTTATCCAAACCataaatcatcatcatcaagagaCTTAAAGAAAACACTGAAAGACAAGGGCCCTGTCgaggagagaagaaaattcagGATATTACAGAAAGATAAGGGATACTGTGGAATTTTGGATTTCATTCTGCCATGTCAGGTTTCGTGCACCAAATGTAAACCATGCAtgaaaccaaccaaaaaaatgggACTAGCAAGCTCTAGTGTGAAACCAATATGCATTGAGGAAGAAAGGCAAGCACTTGTGAGGTTTAAACAAGATCTTAAGGTTCTGTTTGGTAAGCTTTCTTTTTGGGTGAGTCATGATTGCTGCCAGTGGGAAGGGATTATGCAACAACCGCACCGTGTTGAGAGTATTTatcccacattgaaaagttaagGGAACTAGcctgggtttataaggagttgggctactctctctattgccaattgattttagggtggaacctcaacttttTTCATTATATCAGAGCAGGTTGCCCAACAAAACATACGATCGCAATCCAACTTTTTCAGCGGACATATCCCTT belongs to Prunus persica cultivar Lovell chromosome G4, Prunus_persica_NCBIv2, whole genome shotgun sequence and includes:
- the LOC18781482 gene encoding probable LRR receptor-like serine/threonine-protein kinase At4g36180 gives rise to the protein MASFANYLFSPAYHLNITHCFLILFLASSYPLTSKLSFGVALPSVKPCMDEERHALLAFKQDLTDPSGRLSSWVGQACCQWKGISCNNITGHVEKIDLQNTYTYTLSVFDGEWEEMEKSSLGGEINPSLLSLKLLTHLDLSRNDFEGIPIPTFFGQLKSLRYLNLSYASFGGEIPAHLGNLSNLNYLDLSEESDYSSLELPSNTLNELSNLSSLKYLNLEGADLSNTEVTLVNVLSKLPSLLELHLPACQIKSLPISLGNVNFTSLLILDMSNNDLRFPFPEWFFNLSSLRKLYLSGNSFSAPVPSEFESLKSLEALDLSFNDLSGQIPKLFGNFCNLKTLNLANNQFEGEIQELLGGLSSCPNSELESLDLSSNNLKSQLPSSVGMLHNLKYLNLYNNDMSGSIPESLGQLSELVHLDLSFNPWEGFLTEAHFINLTRLEYIALGRVDPHPTLPIPLIFKVSYNWVPPFMLHTINIGNCQVRPAFGAWLQSQTELVSVKLRATGISDSIPEDWFMKISSQVEYLDLSYNQIHGKLPSQMKFPNAVLLDLSHNQFDGPIPLWSADNVVRFKLETNSFSGPIPLNLDQRFPKLESLYLAENHLNGTIPTSICNMKNLLVLSLRNNKLSGEFPQAWSLLPHIMIVDVAYNNLSGNLPSSMGASGSLFMLKMNNNNFEGEIPFSLQTCTSLRNIDLGDNRFTGKIPPWIGSTAFLVSTLRLRSNFFVGHIPQQLCNLGYLHILDLAHNSFSGTIPKCLNNLTGLRIWDYSQYEIYLDYDQQTTIMKGRALQLNTSLASVKNIDLSSNSLEGEIPQEICSLVLLWNLNLSMNRLSGSIPIEIGNLLQLQTLDLSLNHLSGRIPQGLSSLTFLSNLNLSYNNLSGEIPLGNQLRALPYPSIYEGNLLLCGFPLSTNCSKDTSTPKDPNDNGDGNDKLWFCVSMALGFIVGFWGVCGTLIMKKSWRYAYFRWFDDIKDKAALAIAAKVATLQRKL